The Onychomys torridus chromosome 4, mOncTor1.1, whole genome shotgun sequence genome includes a window with the following:
- the LOC118582886 gene encoding olfactory receptor 1L6-like, translated as MFRENQSHMTEFLLLGLTSDPKQQVWLFISFLAMYLVNVIGNSVIIAAIQGDAHLHTPMYFFLSNLSLVDICFTTVIVPQMLVNLLTQRKTILFIQCLSQMYFFVAFGITDSFLLAAMAIDRYVAICNPLHYTTIMSPRRCRLLVMASWTVSHLHSLTHTILMGRLSFCGPNVIHHFFCDVQPLLTLSCSDTSINELLAFTEGSIVIMSPFIFIVISYVYITQTILRVPSVGARYKAFSTCGSHLTVVALFYGTIISVYIRPSSTYSVTKDRVVTVIYTVVTPMLNPFIYSLRNKDMKQALKKLTRRK; from the coding sequence ATGTTCAGGGAAAACCAGAGTCACATGACAGAATTCCTTCTCCTAGGACTGACCAGTGACCCCAAACAACAGGTATGGCTTTTCATCAGCTTCCTTGCCATGTACCTGGTCAATGTGATTGGCAACTCAGTCATCATTGCAGCCATCCAGGGAGATGCCCATCTACATactcccatgtacttcttcctctccaaccTGTCCCTGGTAGACATCTGCTTTACCACTGTCATCGTGCCACAGATGTTAGTGAACTTGCTAACACAGAGAAAGACTATCCTCTTTATCCAGTGCCTCTCTCAAATGTATTTCTTTGTGGCCTTTGGTATTACAGACAGCTTCCTCTTGGCTGCAATGGCCATTGACCGCTATGTTGCCATCTGTAATCCACTTCATTACACCACAATCATGAGCCCCAGGCGCTGTCGCTTGTTGGTGATGGCATCCTGGACAGTGTCCCATCTTCACTCGCTCACCCATACAATTCTCATGGGTCGCCTCTCTTTCTGTGGACCCAATGTCATCCACCATTTCTTTTGTGATGTGCAGCCACTGCTGACACTCTCCTGCTCTGACACTTCTATCAATGAGCTTTTGGCCTTCACAGAGGGCTCTATAGTGATCATGagcccttttatttttattgttatctccTATGTCTATATCACTCAGACTATTCTTAGGGTCCCCTCAGTGGGAGCAAGATACAAAGCATTCTCTACATGTGGGTCCCACCTCACAGTTGTGGCACTATTCTATGGAACCATAATATCTGTGTACATTCGCCCCTCATCCACCTACTCGGTGACAAAGGACCGAGTGGTCACTGTCATCTACACAGTAGTTACCCCCATGCTGAATCCTTTCATCTACAGCCTTAGGAATAAAGACATGAAACAGGCCTTGAAAAAGCTGACTAGAAGAAAGTAG
- the LOC118581300 gene encoding olfactory receptor 1L4-like, which produces MNNHSSSTFDFILLGLSSNPHVQKPLFAIFFIMYLVTVVGNVLIILAICSDSRLHTPMYFFLSNLSFMDICFTTVIVPKMLVNLLSETKTISYVGCLVQMYFFMALGNTDSYLLASMAIDRLVAICNPLHYDVVMRPRRCLFMLLASCTISHLHALFRVLLMSQLSFCASHVIKHFFCDTQPVLKLSCSDTSSSQIVVMTETLAVIVTPFLCILFSYLRIIVTVLRIPSAAGKWKAFSTCGSHLTVVSLFYGSIIYVYFRPLSMYSVVKDRVATVMYTVVTPMMNPFIYSLRNKDMKRGLRKLMGRVHSFERSK; this is translated from the coding sequence atgaaCAACCACAGCAGCAGCACCTTCGACTTCATCCTGCTGGGTCTCTCTTCCAATCCCCACGTGCAGAAACCCCTTTTTGCCATCTTCTTCATCATGTACCTGGTCACCGTGGTGGGGAATGTGCTCATCATCCTGGCCATCTGCTCTGACTCCAGGCTCCATAcccccatgtactttttcctcaGCAACTTATCATTCATGGATATCTGCTTCACAACAGTCATTGTGCCCAAGATGCTAGTGAACTTGCTCTCAGAGACAAAGACTATCTCCTATGTGGGATGTCTAGTACAGATGTACTTCTTCATGGCCTTGGGGAACACTGACAGTTATCTCCTAGCCTCCATGGCCATTGACAGACTGGTGGCCATCTGCAACCCTTTACACTATGATGTAGTGATGAGGCCACGACGCTGCCTCTTCATGCTCCTGGCTTCTTGCACCATCTCCCACCTACATGCCCTGTTCCGTGTCCTTCTCATGTCTCAACTCTCATTCTGTGCCTCCCATGTCATTAAGCACTTTTTCTGTGACACCCAGCCTGTGCTGAAGCTGTCCTGCTCTGACACATCCTCCAGCCAGATTGTGGTCATGACTGAGACACTAGCTGTCATTGTGACCCCCTTCCTATGCATCCTCTTTTCCTACCTGAGAATCATTGTCACTGTGCTCAGGATCCCCTCTGCAGCTGGAAAATGGAAAGCCTTCTCTACCTGTGGCTCCCACCTCACTGTAGTATCCCTGTTCTATGGGAGTATCATCTATGTCTACTTTAGGCCTCTGTCCATGTACTCAGTGGTGAAGGACCGGGTAGCCACTGTTATGTACACAGTAGTGACTCCTATGATGAATCCTTTCATCTATAGCCTGAGGAACAAAGATATGAAGAGAGGTTTAAGGAAGTTAATGGGCAGAGTTCACTCATTTGAAAGATCAAAATGA